A region from the Pirellulales bacterium genome encodes:
- a CDS encoding ParB N-terminal domain-containing protein — translation MKRNFEQGVQLIPTSQIRVLNPRSRSKTKFQEMVSNISRVGLKRPITVSCRIDENGQAYYATGCGEGRLKAFDSLGQTEIPALVIEATDEELLLISLTENLARRHSACVEQMWEILNMKERGQKPVEIATKVGLDVSYVRAILKLLKNGEERLVQAVVKRQMPLRLATYVALEDDENIQHALQEAYENKSLRGSQLLVVRRLISQRKTRGKAMRKGCARINGKPTSNDLVRVYQKEANRQRSVIVKAKLCETRLIFAISAIKELFTDEDFLTLLRAEALDVLPKYLAERLHGK, via the coding sequence ATGAAGCGCAACTTCGAACAAGGCGTGCAGTTGATTCCAACCAGCCAAATTCGTGTGTTGAATCCGCGGTCGCGGAGCAAAACGAAGTTCCAAGAAATGGTCAGCAACATATCCCGGGTCGGCCTTAAGCGACCGATCACGGTATCTTGCCGCATCGACGAGAACGGGCAAGCCTACTATGCCACCGGCTGCGGTGAAGGCCGGCTCAAGGCGTTTGACTCGCTTGGCCAAACCGAAATACCGGCCTTGGTAATTGAGGCTACGGACGAAGAACTGCTGCTTATCAGCCTAACGGAGAACTTGGCGCGGCGTCACTCCGCCTGTGTGGAACAAATGTGGGAGATTCTCAATATGAAGGAACGTGGCCAGAAGCCGGTGGAGATTGCTACCAAAGTCGGTCTGGACGTTTCCTACGTGAGAGCCATCCTCAAATTGCTGAAGAATGGGGAGGAGCGGCTAGTCCAGGCGGTTGTGAAGCGGCAAATGCCATTGCGCCTTGCCACTTATGTCGCCTTGGAAGACGACGAGAACATCCAGCATGCCCTGCAGGAAGCGTACGAAAACAAAAGTCTGCGCGGCAGCCAGCTGCTGGTCGTTCGCAGATTGATCAGCCAACGAAAAACCCGCGGCAAGGCAATGCGCAAGGGATGCGCACGGATCAACGGCAAGCCGACGTCCAATGACCTCGTCCGCGTCTATCAGAAAGAAGCAAATCGCCAACGCTCGGTTATCGTCAAAGCGAAACTGTGCGAAACGCGACTTATTTTTGCGATCTCCGCAATCAAGGAGCTTTTCACGGATGAGGACTTTCTTACTCTATTGCGCGCCGAGGCGCTAGATGTTTTGCCCAAGTATCTGGCGGAACGGCTGCATGGAAAGTGA